In Montipora foliosa isolate CH-2021 chromosome 9, ASM3666993v2, whole genome shotgun sequence, the DNA window CAAGTGTGAACGCAGCCTTACAGGCTTGTCGCACTCGCTTTGGAAATTGTTGATTACGCCAACTATGTGAGTTACTTTTTCCTTTACTGTAATTCCTCTTTACGTTTTTTCAACCACATATTTCAGTTTCTCAGTGACGCAAAACAGATCGAAAATCCATCACTCTATCTATACTGAAAACCTGTCTTGCAACATGAGACAGCGTATTACTTCAGCCTATTTATAAAAGCCCTGGCCTTTGCAAGCTCGAGTGCTGTTGTCAGTTAATACGTCAAAAACAGCACTTGTATCGAGTAATCTCCTTGCGCGCGTCTGCCATAGCTCTCCTTTCGTTGATTATAAAAAACTGTTAAAGACGCCTCTTTCGCTGATTTTTTAGTcagagattttaaattttgccatTAGCTTTACATAACTACACTACATTTTAGCTTTGTAAAATCCTAGATACTTGAGTTGATGGTGTTACTTGGCAAAGCCCTAGGCAccctttcaggggcacccaacgtcaattttcggaaaatatctgttcggaaaacGATTTTAGaactagaattttcgaaacCTTTGTTGAAAAATTTCTTGCtcgcctgcctgtcctaggattttcgaacatctaaaaaatggtataattgcctatTTTTAATGGagttttaccctaaaaaggtcacctagataTTTCGGGagcttttttctggctgaaattttcgaaaatgtaagttttgatccctataatttcggatcactagactttcagctaggaaatccgagcagatgaaaaatttttaggggataaaaatatggctatatctaccctttaaatactaaaatgcgtttaacaatgctatgtttagtgCTTTTGAACTATATtgccgttgggtgcccctgaccctTTGGGAGCTATGCTAcgccgaatgtgacaaaatatcaagtccgctaaaaataaaacaagtcacacCATTTAATAATCAAGTTgccaacaattagcatcaatttgtttgttgaccaaatcaaaTTCCTCGCAATTTTAATATGTCACTTCTCTTGTAGTGCAATTCATGTATTCAAGGCCCGCGCATCGAATGTCAAGCTCGATAATTTCAATtcaagatgcttgttttataaatcaagaagggaGAGAATAGTTTTTGATCAATTGTATTTTCGAGGGGGACTGAACATCTGTGGCAAAATGATTAAACGCGAGTAAATCTGAGCGAGACAGTGGCCGCTGGAAGTATCGAGGATCTTGGTCTACAGGCGAATCTTTCACTCAGCCCAAGCACAGGAATACTCGTTCCTCGCATGTCGCTATAACTTCACCCAGTTCCCGAAGTTGTGAAGAGTAACTCGCTCAGAGACCCAATTGCGAATGATCAGCAAAATGAAGCACATCTACAACAAGCAGTTTGAGTAACCAATATAAtccaccagggcccggttgttcaaaagccgattaacgctaatcccagattaaaaattaacgaaggagtttatttctctgctccaagtgctgttcaacgctggTATTTGGCAAAACTGTACATTGGAAGAAGCcaatcttgaaaaccaaaaataagcaaaagaagctttcaccaaaaagttaaaacttgaaacaaaagtttacgctaatcctggattaagttaatcggctttcgaacaaccgggcccagaaaattatggctacaaaaactgacaacaggagacattagggagtttaagaaaccaagaaggctacggcgacgaaaacgtttCTTCAAACTATTAGCTTGAGCTATCCTGAGTGCTAAGTGTTTCAAGGcgtttccatcttgtttatgttttaTAAGATAGGCGAAGTATTCGATAACCAGAATCGTACGAACGGATTTGAAACaaagagaaagaacaaaagattGACTGTTTGTTGTCCATGTTATCGTCAAAAcccgaaaattggtcatttcacgttgttgttttgatgagTACGAGAGAGAAATGCcttacaaaaatgcgtgccgcacgtgcagcatgataaCTTCTTCCTCTTTTAGGGCCTGTTTAATTTATAAGAGGCGAGCCAGCCCTGTTAGACGGGCTGGCCCGGTAAAAGGGATGAAGTGTTTATATGGACGATTTCAGCCAGGTTTACCGGGATGAATTTTAGGAATTTGTTTACGTGTCTTGTAACCGTCAAAGTCACGCATGGGGTACCTGgtgaattttcttgctttgacgTTCGAAACGAAAGGTTCATTTTAGCGCTAGCAAGTacggaatggcattttaaaacaaaagatgcaaaaataatccggtgattatgcaaattcgactacgttttcaaggcaacccacACGTCATGACAATTTTTCATCCCAGCAAACCGGGCTGGACCGTTTATATGAGAATTTTGCAGCCTGGCTTGCCGAGATCTCCGTAGCTCGGACCGGGATCTCGGCAAGTGGGCCAGCCCGCCTTCTGGTATAAACGAACCGAAATTTTACTAAATAAAAACAGGCATGAGCCGAGATCTTGGCAAAGGGGGCCTAGCCGGACTGGCCTGCCTCATATATTAAAACAGGTGACTTACTGTTTtttggtgttgtcgttgccgtagcagtcgtcatttcttaaactccctattgggACGATAAACGGGttgcccgccattactggaACAGTTCCcctcgaaaatagaattgatcaaaagctattctctcccttcttgatttataaaacaagcatcttgaATTTAAATTATCGAGCTTGACATTCGATGCGCGGGCCTTGAAcaagagaagtgacataaattgcgaggaatttgatttggtcaacaaacaaactGATGCTAATTGTTGTCAACTTGAGTGTTAATTGTgcaagttgttttattttttagcggacttgatattttgtcacgtaCGGCGTAGCATAGGGAGCTTTCGACAAGAAATGCACTGAAAACAAAGCCGGTATTCGTATATTGAATCTCACAATTAAGAAGAAAACCGATCTCACATGGAAAGTAATATTATTCATCTGTGACAAGAGTTCGTCACATCACGCAACGTGACGTAGGGTTAACCCAAGGTGACTCAGTGTGCAAAGGACTTCATTTCCCGGAATTGCTGAGTTTCAGAGTTCTTGCTGCCTGAATGGTCTCTCGGAATCataggataattgttctcaattAGATTTCGCTTACGCGGCTTACTGGTGGTGTAAATAAGCTGACAGATGGTAAATGAAGCTGCTTTTTCCGAGAAGTCTGGTTCACTTCCTCTCGCAGTTTCGCAAATTGAATTTGCTATTACGCAGTTAATATTCGAAGCTTTCAAGCTCATTTTCAGAAGAAAGGATCTCAGAAAGCGAAGTTACAGGGTAAGCGTGTTTCGTCGAGGACAGAAATGGCTGGAACTCCATTCTCCCTTGAGGGATTGCTTGTTTATATCAGCGAAACGTTTACTGCAGGAGTTATTCAGTCCTATCAAGGGCAAGGAGTTCTCGAAGAAGCTCCGTTAATGCCACGGCAAGATCTTTTGGAGGATTTTAAGTTTGGCGGTGAGAGTGATTTGGTCTTTCAGGAATATGACCCTCCTGAAGGTGACAACAGCAAAATGGCTTGGAAGGAATCGCGACCGATAACATGGTGGCAGTCACTCTGGAAAGCCATGAAGCACGCATTCTTCATTCAGATTGTTGGTGGTATAGCTCTGGGATCCATAGCTATTTTAATAATGGTTTTAGATTTTAATACAGTTGATGTTTGCTTCGATATGCAGTCCTCAAACTGGACGGCCGTCCCTAAAGGTACCCAGGCGATCATAGTGACAGCTGCTACCTCTGAAGCATACGTTGTTCAATTGTGGAGTTTCCTTGTTGTGctgtgtttgtttcgttggccTTTGATCAAGGAGCTTAATCTGCTGGTCCTTAATCTCCTTGGTGCTTTTTTGGATTCATGTTACCGGCTTTCCTTGCAAGTGTACGACATTTACAAGAGGTCTTGGATGTCATTTCCTCTTAACGGCCTTTTTGTCGTCATCTTATTAATGAATAGCGTACTCATCGGCAGAAAAATAGCAAAGCAAAGCCACAATGGACGACGTAGAAGAATTAGGAAAACTCTTGAGGTTTCTGCAATGCTGGTGGCCCAGTTTGCTTTTGGAATCCCTATAACTTTCGTTTTGGTGTATCTGTTGATTCCTTTGTATGGCCGGGCTACAGAGACGTACAGAGCTATAATTGCTGGAGGGTTGCCTCTTGTCACGGCTGCACCCAAGGTGATCGTACGGCTCGCTGCACAAAGAATCGATTTTCTTCATCCCGGAGACGCGCATGTGTTGCTTGCCGTGCTGTACAGTGCGTCCGCCATAGTTTTTCGCGTCATGCAAGCCGAGTTGTCGAATCTTCGTCTTTTTATTCTTCTTAGCATTGCGCATGGAGCGATAGATCTATTGGAAAGACTGACCATCGTTATTCGCGATTATTTGTGGTACTTTATTTACAAGAAGCTTCAACAATGTGATTTAGGGACTACACTGAATGCAGAGCGATTTCGCACACCACGGAGCATGCGTTTTGTTGCCGACATGAGTATCCAGATGATTTTGGGTGAGTCGACATCACTGATAGCGGCGGTTGGTTTCATTCAGCTTTACAATTTCATGTATAGTGACCCGTCCTCTTCGAACATGCACTTCGTAACCCAGTTCTTTGTTCGTGTCTCAATTGCCTTGAgcattgatttcttttttaatacGTTCTCCTTGTGGCTGCAAATGTCTTACTTAAATATAGCAGTCGTGCAAGTCTGGAGAAAGAAATGGCGAAAGCACATGCTGATTGGCTTGATTATTACAACTCTAACGTTGTGCTACTTTACAACTCATTTGTTTGCTGTTGTAGAGGCCAAAAACAGTCAAAAAACTAAGGCACATGATTCCAGTTGCGCGGGACCTTTTGCCAAATTTCGTTTAATGCTGGAGTCAGATCGTTAGCTAACTATTTAGACGTGGGTTTTACCTATTTTGGTTGAGCATGCACTGGTTTCCAAGGGTGAGAGGTCATGGGGACTGGACCGACTAACACTCAGGGActtacaatcagtggcaaatgTCTTGGGACACTAAccgtttgaagtttgttttcttaCTGGGTGTGAATAATTGCCCCCTTGCCCCAAGACAAtgttgccaatagtgaacagACTTCTGCTTTTCTGTTTCATGCAACATTAATTGGGATTGAAATTGCCttctattttgaagcttttattggttatgcttagtttctgacgtctgagaggttttcaggcccatCCAGGCGTTAGCATCCCAACAACTTTTGCCATTAATTGTAGTTCACGATGTTCAGAAGTGCGAGTAATTAGATTCGAGCCCAATTTTGAtctccaacacgaagtgtccctttaagtcgaAGCATTTGCTGCTTATTTCTAACAGTAAAATTAGGGTAAACGTTAACGTCATTTTTAGTTCAGGGCCGGCAAATGCAGCATGTTATCCTCACTTGAGGATAACATAACATTTGCTTATTTGCAAAATGGCGTTCGTCTAATTCTTGTATTTCTGGATATATCTGACTTAGCTATGGTATATTTTTCTCCTATAATTACGACGATGAACCATTTGTCCAGTCTCATAACACTAATGCCAGTTCAAATAGGTTAGCAGACGAAGCACTTGGTTTGGGTGCTCTTAAGGggctagtttctaaagaaactgtggtgctgcgtcggtggggaagtagtatacaaaaatttggtattGTCAACGGagatgataatgtaaattgaccaccgtacagggattctaaaagctgacgtttcgagcgttagcccttctgaGAGCGAATCGAaaaattcgctctgacgaagggggcttttagaatctctgtactgtagtcaatttacattatcatctCCGTTGATaataccaaatttttgttttggaatatttttagttttggaatggaatggaatgatAGTGGTTTACACACCGCACATATCACATCAGTTTCATGGCGTTTTCAGTTCTCGGGggtcttccccccccccccccctcccactcTTTACGagtagtgtgtgggttctttaacgtcccacagagttggTCAACAGGAACGAATGTGGGACGGGAgctacggtttacagtccttgtTGGCTCTCAGTCTATCCGGGTTGTCCGGTTTTCCCATCTTCggaaaaaccaacactgccaaattccaattcgatccggaatgcgCGGAcactttctgctcagttatttttaagacCTCGAGTGTTAGTCCGACCAGGGTTTTGAATCCACGATGTCCCGCGCGAGAGTCCGATGCTCagttaaccaactgagccaccggtcgGTGCTCTGAGGAAAAGCTGATAAGATATTAAGCAGTAGTGTTGCAGATCAAGTATACTGGGTGTTACTTGGTATTGCAGAagctacaattttttttacatgttttaCATTTGTTGTTTTGTACCTTATCGATCTGTTGTTTTATTAAGCCGGAAAATTATCTGGCACTCCTAATATTTACACAACATATGGGACTCAAAGGTTGTTCTTACAGAGAAGTTGGCGTGAAATTCGTGGGAATACTTGCTTCTTCCTTTCTTCGGAGGGGAGAAGGGTGGGGTAGTGGGTTAGTAGACAATGCTTTTCAAAAGGTGTGTGtttgggtgatgtagcagctctcgttaGGCTCGCTActctagccaaaaacaaaagactaaacaattgaatcAATGacagacttaaaaacaatagaaggtGCTTACAATACCACACAATAGCTGGTTGctagagctgctacactactggggTGTTTTGCTTACGCCTGTGGTCCTGTGTTATTTTCATATTCTAATTGGATTTAAGACTTAAacaacatgatctcttctctaaattaactaaAGTgcctactatgataaaaaaatcacgtcctttttttcttcagattttgaaagtgtgtttacttaacaccggactggcaaaattttgagctttgatatttatccaaaggccgtttactttgagtgtaagttttggatttcacggtccgccattactcactttcaaaactgaccgattggacctcagagggttggttCCAGGGAAaggtgacgtcatttactcactagcttaaatttcatcgtgtaaatgcagcttattgtatatgcaaaacgcgattttaaaagtctgaaagctcccTGCATATCAATTCTGCCGCGTACAGACGCATttcatttttaaactagtgcaactttgacgtcattttgtcctcgatccagctctctcaagatcttaaagttagtgatGGCGGACCATCAAATCGGAAAGTTCCAGTTACAACTagtaatagctatcgctaagtgccaacgaaacagtcaatataatacatagtttgcagatttgtatcagagttccaaaacacgaaacagtagttgtaatttttttatttgaaagtgctgcaactcaacttatctagttaacaCTAATACAATGTAGATGTCGACGTGTTTTgcaaataatatggaaagtaccaccctgcaagcagagcctttcttttgcttgctcgattttggcgttctcgagaaaggctctgcatgaatcgagtatgatctttattgaatatgcgctgcatgttgccaggatacagtctcgaacccaagcctaatatgccagatctcgccgccatcttggtttttcatggtacagcgggctcaattataaccatcggttttgtcactaaacggacgctcgcactggaataactggtttgacgagagaaaacaagattgattAGTCCAGAaactcgggctgcggcggcttcaaagagttgacgagattcgggcagagcctacttttctcctcctcagtgtagaaaaagacaaaaggaggctctgctcgcagggtgggaAAGTACTACTGTAAATTTTaaacggccgtaattttaacaggaatatatgttgtcgtttaattttgtttttggtttgaaaagttcatttttgttcaaaccagtttaaatttttcaaactggtttaatttttatagaacactgcccatttttggcgtcttgcccttattttgagcaaacttggtgcaaacaaaacattgttttggttgtgctagcgtgactggaattgtcaagaacgttctcggaacgtcgctcctttgcaacctcgcctttttgttgcacgctggccaaacaacactgcattgttaaTGTTGGtgcaaaaaaaaggtacaaagcaaaactaagttagaacatggtatagcttttgttttagtttttagaatttaatcaaagtggtgctttcatcgcgaaatcttggttgcgtacaagtaaaatgttaagaatagaaacaattgctaaaaacttcaaaagtttctggtcacttcaagtacgcacgtgcgtatatgcgtataggacgctacgtgCCTGGGAAGtaaagtgggaaaggtttaaattctagataagGCGGGTATtaaaagctagaaaaggtgctttttaatgaaagtatctcaacaattttgcaacttgttgtagcttgttagcaagtgcacttgtcaaggaaaaaattgacacATTGCAGAACTTGCTCGTCTGTACGGGTCGACAAGGACAATTTgtcaagaaaattgagaaatggcgAGCGCACAGCGGTCTTGTTCTTGCATGCACCACGATCAAAAAACGAGAATGGCGCCCCATGGTTTGTTTTTTGTCGTCCGCTGTGTAATTGCATTGCTGGCTACAGTGAAAACgtgtcaaagaaaacttgttaaTTCGTTCACACCAGCAAATAAGACTTGAAAAGGCAAAACtcgtcaaagaaaacttgtcgttCATACGCATGAGCATATGAACATTGTCAATGACACTTGTAAAGGAAAAATTGTTCCTGTGTAACCGGCTTAAGGTAGGGACACTACCTGCACTTTAGTAATTAGGGTTAAGCTCTCAATTAGGTTTACGCATTTATTTAAACCGGTTAGCATTtcaggaggtgtatgacaactgcagactgcctacaaacagcgatgataaacagtatttaagtctaagcacccattttaaaacggttagcttttacttcGAAGTAGGGTTAGTCTGCAAGTATCAGACACCGCATTCCAGGTAAGGGATTGGCACGCATTATAGTGATTGGAGTTATCTGCAGCGTTCAGTCTAAAACAACCGTTGTCTTGGTTtttgggttaagaatattggttcatggttggtggaagtaaagtattctttcacatgtaggataaaggggtttagtttgtaaagaagctgtggtgctgtgtcattgggaaagtgaaataaagaaaaggatttatctactgagttgatatggtaaattaaccactgtaaattgaaagcggacgtttcgagtgttagacCTTCGTCAGAGCCTAAcccttttctgtctttcacaagTAGGGCTACttttcataataaaaaaaacagtgatattctttAATCATTCCTTTGGCAATATAACTTGTATAATACAAGATTCATAAACATTTGTCTCTCTCTTACCATTAAACGTAACAATGTACTGTTACCATATCAATAAACCACAAATTTTATATCTTGAAAAGAAattactcattttgcaaaatggcctgtttacaagctgaatataaaggaaatttctttgaaataatcaaaagtGAGATTAGTACTGTAGCACTGCACAGGTTTAATGTTGCCGTAGGAGAAATAAGTCATTGGACTTGGTCACTACTCAAGCATAATGGTTTTATCTCGGttatttttcctaaaagcatGTTGGGGtggagataaactaagaataaagccaggatccgagcaaggatccgagccaggatccgagctaggatccgagccaggattcgagccaggattcgagccaggatccgagctaggatctgagccaggattcgagacctaaccgagacctaacctaacctaaccaagacctaccctaaccctaactagacttaactagactagaaccaacgcaaatagacctaacctaaccgattcgagacatCACCTAACCGaaagattcgagaataaatagcggagaaagctcatcttagctcgaatcctggctggaatcctggctcggatcctagctcgagtcctggctcggatcctagctcgaatcctggctcgaagtttaggtatcctcgttGGGGTGTTGAGGTGAGTAACAGGGAGGAAAAGATGTCTAATTCTTCTTTAGACCCCAtaaaaaaccaagcccctgttttttttATCTACAGCcccaaaaacagaaaaacacctttttagacagttgatgaAAGTaaaaccagtttaaaaaatttaaactggattgaaaaaaaagaaccggtttaaaagaaaatgcaaaccaagaacaaaattaaaccacaacgtatacaataattaagttgaataaaatcagtgccatgtaaaaattgccaaagcgttttcagacttttcagtgtggaacatgtaacggggaatcaaactctctcgcacaggaaagttgtttcacttgtggAATTTTTAttctgcaagatacagccatgaattacaagTTCCgcgtactttgcagacaacatattttctttgaaaattaaattaaattgttcacgactcaatggttacaaaacgaaaatcaaactGCTCTACTTGCGGgccgaaatccgaaattgacaacagcggccgataagaacacgtacgccggtttagttttgagctcgttcactcaatatagaacgcGAAGATTCGAAAATATATATTGAAGAACACCAGGGGCCAGTTCCTGAAAGATGTAAttactctattccagggataaatgtacCTTATTCCGGCACATTTATCCccggaatagagttattacacctttcaggaacccaccccagaaacccataagggttgaaacgtgtaacgcgcgttcacaacctcgttcccagggtctctcgagcgaggagagaccctggtagggtctggtcacgtgcttccgtgacaattgaaaacactagggaggggtcctctctaaacaaggaatttgtcgcgttgagctttgtcgaattcaaagCAAGGCTAATAGCTTCGCGCTGCGACTCCGCCATTACCCGAGGTGTTTTACAGTAGCCTTCAGGCTGCAATTTCGCATAGTATTTATTCTAACgttaatctaaaagttaaacaagttatctgCCTCGAGGCAATTTACCATGGCCGTGATGTTGTCGCCGTGTTACCCACTGAATATGGAAAGTCGGTTatatttcatcttcttccttCGTTATTCCTCGACAAAATCAACTATGAACGTGGAGCAGCAGCTCATCCCGTAGTAATTGTTGTTTCCCTTCTAAATGCGCTGATATAGACAAAATTtttactaagccgcccctcccttcattggataaattgttgtcatctcccagattctgggagacacgtgaccagaccctaccagggtctctcctcgctcgccccaggcgttaagatgagagaccctgggaacgaggttgcgcgcgttcacagcttccgaatattcagtgccaactgattggttgaatgtttcagtgctaagtaccatatttggaaacccctcgctcttgtttttccaaatatggtacttagcaaattgaatatttagaagcttgtttcccagcacacaaggggccgttacacgtttcaacccttatggatttctgagaacactcaaagcaagtgtacaaaACACGATGGtgagggaaatgggaaaaatgtgtttttactCACCTCCGAACATAAGATCATCAATAGTCTTATGTGGCCAAAAAGAACCTAGACTGTCCCAAGCATTGCTTACAAGTGCATTCGTTGCAGATAAATGTACTGCAATTTAATATAAAGTTCTACGGAAAACTCGCCAATGATGTCTGCTGTAGGCTTGAATGGTGACGTGGTATGTGTGATTGTTGAgatatgccagaatctctgtcaacacggaattgcaaacgctttgaggccttcttcgttttttagcgagttttacaaaataggTGAGGCAGCAAGGCATACattaaaagaaggaaaacattacctgagtGAAAGCCACCCGTTGTAAATTAATGTTTTGACTCTCGCTCTTTTCTTCGCTttattaaatttctcaaatttcgtcgcccatttctctcgtgctctttcctgctctttatcccgttgcttgtcactaatatgatttcccgtcagaaaaacgcgggttgccaaatgcaacgctgccacgcgatttcccgccaaggaaaattgcccgaacactcccgtccccagaggctgtcctgcctaCCCACCTCCATCCCGACAGTCATTACGGGCGGGCTACTTCTAGTTGAAAAAAAGTGTCTGGGCTTTGAATTCTTGTCATTTCATGAAATACATTGGTCAGCCTACTTGAACAACAGCAACTGAATATACTTTATTTTTCCTATTGTTAGCTTTTACGTTGTGTTGTTGCTGTAATGATGTTTGTGCCAGTCATTTTGGTCCTCAAAAGCTTTACGATTTTTCTAAGCGTGTTGTACTCGATAATTGCAAATACCGGTATCATAAATAGCTTGGGGTCTTCCATCGCGGGCTATTCTTTAGGTACACACTGTCTCAAATTTTTTTACGAAATAGCCAGTGTTGTTTCGTTTTCGA includes these proteins:
- the LOC137970707 gene encoding uncharacterized protein translates to MAGTPFSLEGLLVYISETFTAGVIQSYQGQGVLEEAPLMPRQDLLEDFKFGGESDLVFQEYDPPEGDNSKMAWKESRPITWWQSLWKAMKHAFFIQIVGGIALGSIAILIMVLDFNTVDVCFDMQSSNWTAVPKGTQAIIVTAATSEAYVVQLWSFLVVLCLFRWPLIKELNLLVLNLLGAFLDSCYRLSLQVYDIYKRSWMSFPLNGLFVVILLMNSVLIGRKIAKQSHNGRRRRIRKTLEVSAMLVAQFAFGIPITFVLVYLLIPLYGRATETYRAIIAGGLPLVTAAPKVIVRLAAQRIDFLHPGDAHVLLAVLYSASAIVFRVMQAELSNLRLFILLSIAHGAIDLLERLTIVIRDYLWYFIYKKLQQCDLGTTLNAERFRTPRSMRFVADMSIQMILGESTSLIAAVGFIQLYNFMYSDPSSSNMHFVTQFFVRVSIALSIDFFFNTFSLWLQMSYLNIAVVQVWRKKWRKHMLIGLIITTLTLCYFTTHLFAVVEAKNSQKTKAHDSSCAGPFAKFRLMLESDR